Proteins encoded within one genomic window of Pseudalkalibacillus sp. SCS-8:
- a CDS encoding PTS sugar transporter subunit IIC has protein sequence MKTFLAKKGVNLSLHTYFVTALSYMALGLFSSLIVGLIMKTIGEQLNQAGWAGAAFFMEMGSLAMSLMGAAIGVSIAFGLNAPALVLFSAVIAGAAGSALGGGPAGSFVAAVIAVEVGKIVSKETKVDIIVTPFVTVTAGYLVAKTIGPQISNVMVNFGELIMWATEQRPFVMGILVAALMGLALTAPISSAAIAIMLGLDGLAAGAATIGCAAQMIGFATASFRDNGWGGWVAQGLGTSMLQVANIVKKPVILVPPTVAGMILAPIGTVVWVTSNIPEGAGMGTSGLVGQIMTFRSMGFTWETFMVVVLLHFIGPALLSLVISEWMRKRGLIQPGDMKIDY, from the coding sequence TTGAAAACATTTTTAGCTAAAAAAGGCGTCAATCTTTCATTACATACGTATTTTGTCACCGCTTTGAGCTACATGGCTCTCGGTCTCTTTTCATCTCTGATTGTCGGTCTGATCATGAAGACCATCGGTGAACAATTGAACCAAGCAGGCTGGGCAGGAGCTGCCTTCTTTATGGAAATGGGTAGTCTTGCAATGAGTCTGATGGGAGCAGCGATCGGCGTCTCGATTGCTTTCGGCTTGAATGCACCTGCACTTGTTTTATTCTCAGCGGTCATTGCAGGAGCAGCGGGGAGCGCATTAGGCGGAGGACCAGCAGGCAGCTTTGTCGCTGCGGTCATTGCTGTTGAAGTTGGTAAAATCGTATCCAAAGAAACGAAGGTCGATATTATCGTGACGCCATTCGTAACGGTTACCGCAGGCTATTTGGTTGCCAAAACGATTGGTCCACAAATCTCCAATGTCATGGTCAACTTTGGGGAGTTGATCATGTGGGCGACCGAACAACGTCCTTTCGTAATGGGCATACTTGTTGCAGCTTTAATGGGTCTTGCATTAACAGCACCGATTTCGAGTGCAGCAATTGCCATCATGCTTGGACTGGATGGACTCGCTGCCGGAGCAGCCACAATCGGCTGTGCGGCTCAAATGATCGGATTTGCAACAGCAAGCTTCCGGGATAATGGCTGGGGTGGCTGGGTCGCTCAAGGTTTAGGAACTTCCATGCTCCAGGTTGCCAATATCGTAAAGAAGCCCGTCATCCTTGTTCCCCCAACTGTTGCAGGGATGATTTTAGCCCCTATTGGAACGGTTGTATGGGTGACAAGCAATATTCCCGAAGGTGCAGGAATGGGGACGAGTGGACTTGTCGGACAAATCATGACATTCAGGTCAATGGGCTTTACATGGGAAACCTTCATGGTCGTTGTGTTGTTGCATTTTATTGGACCAGCCCTTCTCTCTCTTGTAATATCTGAGTGGATGAGAAAAAGAGGTCTCATTCAGCCAGGCGACATGAAAATTGATTATTAA
- a CDS encoding methyl-accepting chemotaxis protein, giving the protein MNNMLKKLKLPDMPQMTIKNKVRLMLTMSVIGVVILFAFTMFYVLMTQNMDKKKVNLQELATETMVVKNEFSYIRNLEQEYLRTNREGVSTEITNEISELKKHIDKLQKQNEDFSKYFVDIAEQVKAYEDSFSSAVKLTLLDFNSMEQLDNKSNELIKKLKAADKDLLNEFYLLRILEKQYFISNTSTDLNRYNDQVKIVKEGITNLDVPAQEKSAISTGFLAYSTTIDTVESYRNQIANSITNFEEIGMNLGLDIETVEKNVVKDTNELSANQDRLSTILLVTLIILSLIIIGAVVALGFWLMKTITSSVTSLKEGATIIGEGHLGHRVTVEQEDEMGELAQTFNLMAEKMQKAMNEVNTASEKLSSSSQHLAAISEETTAQTEEVNEAIQQVSAGAQVQADHLLQSTELIDKVTHSVNETAELSLQISEDSQSAEQEGNEGLQIVEHLDKSSNEFLSLANHLIHQVQEANKNSQEIESIVDTIKDIASSTDLLALNAAIESARAGDAGRGFAVVAQEVRKLAERSKSEAQNIYKLIALMSEQMEQLSNEAEQFDHYRTEQQSSVERTKGAFTKIVGNVSGINNRIQQIRNAISQVQTSNTALSEKLQEVSAISQESVAASEEVSASSIHQKEAINEVNNAANELQDIAILLQEEVGQFNLVSSYIEELDNQDEDPAVSKEDATEDYTKKFLDEAAVAQEEDTTDEVTDHDKANNKDK; this is encoded by the coding sequence ATGAACAACATGTTAAAGAAGTTGAAATTACCAGATATGCCGCAAATGACGATTAAGAACAAAGTTCGGCTTATGCTGACGATGTCCGTCATCGGGGTTGTCATCTTATTTGCGTTTACGATGTTTTATGTCCTTATGACACAAAACATGGACAAGAAAAAGGTGAATTTGCAAGAGTTAGCGACTGAAACAATGGTTGTGAAAAATGAATTCTCATATATCCGCAACCTGGAACAAGAATACCTTCGTACAAATCGAGAAGGCGTTTCTACAGAAATCACCAATGAGATTTCAGAGTTGAAAAAACATATTGATAAACTCCAAAAGCAAAACGAAGATTTTTCAAAATACTTTGTTGATATTGCAGAACAGGTCAAAGCTTATGAGGACTCCTTTTCGAGTGCTGTCAAACTGACCTTATTAGACTTCAATAGCATGGAACAGCTTGATAACAAATCCAATGAGCTTATCAAAAAACTTAAAGCTGCAGATAAGGATCTTCTGAATGAATTCTACCTACTTCGGATTTTAGAGAAACAATATTTCATTTCCAATACATCCACTGACCTGAACCGTTACAATGACCAGGTCAAAATTGTAAAAGAGGGAATCACGAATCTAGATGTCCCTGCTCAAGAAAAATCAGCAATCAGCACTGGTTTCCTGGCTTATTCAACAACGATTGATACGGTAGAATCGTATCGCAATCAAATTGCCAACTCCATTACGAACTTTGAAGAAATCGGTATGAATCTTGGATTGGACATTGAAACCGTCGAAAAAAATGTTGTAAAGGATACGAATGAATTAAGTGCGAATCAGGATCGCTTATCGACGATCTTGCTCGTTACCCTTATCATCTTAAGCTTAATCATCATCGGGGCTGTTGTCGCACTCGGTTTCTGGTTGATGAAAACCATCACCTCTTCCGTAACAAGCTTGAAGGAAGGTGCAACCATCATCGGAGAAGGTCATTTAGGGCATAGGGTGACTGTCGAACAAGAAGATGAAATGGGTGAATTGGCTCAGACATTCAATTTGATGGCAGAAAAAATGCAGAAGGCGATGAATGAAGTCAACACGGCATCCGAGAAGCTTTCCTCCTCATCCCAGCATCTTGCTGCAATTTCAGAGGAAACGACTGCCCAGACAGAAGAAGTGAACGAAGCGATTCAACAGGTTTCAGCCGGTGCACAGGTTCAGGCTGATCATCTGCTTCAAAGTACAGAACTAATCGACAAAGTCACCCATTCTGTCAATGAAACAGCTGAATTAAGCCTTCAAATCAGCGAGGATTCTCAATCCGCAGAACAGGAAGGGAATGAAGGGCTTCAAATCGTGGAGCACCTGGATAAAAGCTCAAATGAATTCTTATCTCTTGCTAATCACCTCATTCACCAAGTACAAGAGGCAAATAAGAATTCACAAGAAATTGAATCCATTGTCGACACGATCAAAGACATCGCAAGCAGCACGGATTTACTTGCGCTAAATGCAGCCATTGAATCTGCTCGAGCAGGCGATGCAGGTAGAGGTTTTGCCGTTGTTGCTCAAGAGGTTAGAAAGCTCGCTGAACGTTCCAAGTCTGAAGCTCAGAATATCTACAAATTAATTGCTCTCATGTCAGAACAAATGGAACAGCTGTCTAATGAGGCTGAGCAATTCGATCATTATAGAACTGAACAACAGTCCTCCGTTGAACGTACAAAGGGTGCTTTCACCAAGATTGTAGGAAATGTATCGGGCATTAATAATCGAATCCAACAAATTCGAAATGCGATCAGCCAGGTACAAACATCCAATACCGCACTTTCTGAGAAATTACAGGAAGTAAGCGCCATTTCCCAGGAATCTGTAGCAGCTTCTGAAGAAGTGAGTGCATCAAGCATCCATCAGAAGGAAGCGATCAACGAGGTCAACAATGCTGCGAATGAACTGCAGGACATCGCTATCTTGCTCCAAGAGGAGGTCGGGCAATTCAACCTCGTCAGCAGTTATATTGAGGAACTGGATAATCAGGACGAGGATCCTGCCGTATCCAAAGAAGATGCAACTGAGGACTACACCAAAAAGTTCCTGGATGAAGCCGCTGTTGCTCAAGAAGAAGATACTACAGATGAGGTTACTGATCACGATAAAGCTAATAACAAGGACAAATAA
- the mltG gene encoding endolytic transglycosylase MltG, whose amino-acid sequence MKRAIIFRITAITSVLLLLWLVYESTPFIRSQERIVTVREGQSLREVAEVLEKEKLIKNQTIFRLYGSLRNMDSKVKKGSHTLSSSESIPKMYEELITSPSEKGIEVTIPEGFTINQIADRLAKKGIVERKAFIEAVKTGKNVSHPLIDRIKSKTGVTYRLEGYLFPDTYSFKKNSRPEDVIERMLDRFNDVRMEIGLEEGSMDKWVTLASIVEKEAVLEQERKMIAGVFHNRMKDDWKLQSCATVQYVLDKPKERLLYEDLEVESPYNTYLHIGLPPGPISNPGKESLAASLNPHKHDYYFFVVKGDGSGAHHFSTSYQEHQKHTNHKGNW is encoded by the coding sequence ATGAAAAGAGCGATAATATTCCGGATTACCGCGATAACAAGTGTTTTGCTATTGTTATGGCTTGTTTACGAATCGACGCCATTCATCAGGAGTCAGGAGCGCATCGTTACAGTCAGAGAAGGACAAAGCCTTAGGGAAGTGGCAGAAGTCCTTGAAAAAGAAAAGTTGATTAAAAATCAAACAATCTTCCGGTTATATGGATCATTAAGGAATATGGACAGTAAAGTGAAAAAAGGAAGTCATACACTTTCAAGTTCAGAAAGCATCCCAAAAATGTATGAAGAACTGATCACTTCTCCGTCTGAAAAGGGGATTGAGGTAACGATTCCAGAAGGTTTCACGATCAACCAGATTGCAGATCGTTTAGCAAAGAAGGGGATTGTTGAACGTAAAGCCTTTATTGAAGCTGTTAAAACAGGAAAGAACGTTTCGCATCCACTTATAGATCGTATCAAATCGAAAACAGGGGTGACCTACCGCTTAGAGGGATACCTTTTTCCCGATACCTATTCATTCAAAAAGAACAGCAGACCAGAAGACGTAATCGAACGTATGCTAGATCGTTTTAATGATGTACGAATGGAAATCGGTTTGGAGGAGGGTTCAATGGACAAGTGGGTCACACTAGCCTCTATTGTAGAGAAAGAGGCTGTCCTTGAGCAGGAACGCAAAATGATTGCCGGTGTTTTTCATAATCGGATGAAGGATGATTGGAAACTGCAATCATGTGCAACTGTCCAGTATGTGCTGGATAAGCCGAAGGAACGTCTTCTATATGAAGATCTGGAGGTGGAGAGTCCATATAATACGTATCTCCATATCGGACTTCCACCAGGACCAATCAGTAATCCAGGGAAAGAATCTCTTGCTGCAAGTCTGAATCCTCACAAGCATGATTATTATTTCTTCGTCGTCAAAGGCGATGGTTCAGGAGCGCATCACTTTTCAACATCCTATCAGGAGCACCAGAAGCATACGAACCATAAAGGAAACTGGTGA
- a CDS encoding YtoQ family protein, whose product MNFTVYLAGQIHDNWREEVIRKAEELNLPLTFVSPMTNHSRSDGIGEEILGEQPTKVMKDDKASDFNNLRTEMLMAKADVVLAFFGESYKQWNTAMDASTALAKNKPLILVRDESLHHALKELSNKATVTVENFDQAIKALSYVFETE is encoded by the coding sequence ATGAATTTCACTGTTTATCTGGCGGGACAAATCCATGATAACTGGAGAGAGGAGGTCATTCGAAAAGCTGAAGAATTGAATTTGCCGTTGACGTTTGTCAGTCCGATGACAAATCATAGCCGATCAGACGGCATTGGAGAAGAAATTCTTGGAGAACAGCCGACGAAAGTCATGAAAGATGACAAAGCATCTGATTTCAATAACCTACGGACTGAAATGCTGATGGCAAAGGCTGACGTCGTCCTTGCATTCTTTGGTGAAAGCTATAAACAATGGAATACAGCTATGGATGCCTCAACCGCATTAGCGAAAAACAAACCACTTATTCTTGTAAGGGACGAATCCCTCCATCACGCTCTAAAGGAGCTATCCAATAAAGCGACCGTAACAGTAGAGAATTTCGACCAAGCGATCAAAGCTCTTTCTTACGTATTCGAAACGGAATAA
- a CDS encoding DUF84 family protein, with translation MKIAVGSKNPAKVQAVHTIVESLGWKVDGIDVPSNVSEQPFSVVETRQGAKNRARACVEKGYEVGIGLEGGVEESPEGLFLCNWGALVTETGQVYYASGAGILLPERISKEVRDGIELGDVMASFTDQTDIRKKDGAVGIFTAGYVTRSEMFSHIVKLLIGQYQYTSHKE, from the coding sequence GTGAAAATAGCTGTTGGTTCAAAAAATCCGGCTAAAGTACAAGCTGTTCATACGATTGTTGAATCACTTGGCTGGAAGGTAGACGGAATTGATGTACCATCGAATGTTTCAGAACAACCTTTCTCTGTCGTCGAAACCAGACAAGGTGCAAAAAACCGCGCACGTGCTTGTGTAGAAAAAGGATACGAGGTTGGAATCGGCCTTGAAGGAGGAGTGGAAGAATCTCCTGAAGGATTGTTCCTTTGTAATTGGGGGGCATTGGTTACGGAAACGGGTCAGGTTTATTATGCCAGTGGCGCAGGAATACTTCTCCCTGAACGTATCAGCAAAGAGGTGCGCGACGGGATTGAGCTTGGAGATGTGATGGCTTCCTTTACAGATCAGACAGATATTAGAAAAAAAGACGGTGCAGTCGGGATCTTCACAGCAGGATATGTTACGAGAAGTGAGATGTTTTCCCATATCGTCAAATTATTGATTGGACAATACCAATACACAAGCCATAAAGAATGA
- a CDS encoding M42 family metallopeptidase, protein MNEQTLQMFKTLTELQGAPGFEHDVRKYVRSQLEPVSDEIIQDKLGSIFGVKKGPVDGPKVMVAGHMDEVGFMVTQITRNGMLRFETLGGWWSQVLLAQRVQVMTDKGPVIGVIGSTPPHLLEDSQKSKPMPMKHMYIDIGADDRADAEEIGIRPGQQIVPICPFTPMANSKKILAKAWDNRYGVGLAIELMKELEGTDLPNILYSGATVQEEAGLRGAKTAANLIKPDIFYALDASPANDTSGDKDAFGQLGQGALLRILDRTMITHKGMREFILDTAESNNIPYQYFISKGGTDAGSVHISNEGVPSAVVGICSRYIHTSASMIHIDDYAAAKELLVKLVKQSDRSTVDQITYE, encoded by the coding sequence ATGAACGAACAAACCTTACAAATGTTCAAAACGTTAACCGAGTTACAAGGCGCTCCTGGTTTCGAGCATGACGTGCGTAAATATGTACGGAGTCAGCTTGAACCCGTCTCAGACGAAATCATTCAGGACAAGCTCGGCAGTATTTTCGGTGTAAAAAAAGGTCCTGTTGATGGACCGAAAGTCATGGTTGCCGGCCATATGGACGAAGTTGGATTCATGGTCACGCAGATCACGAGAAATGGTATGCTTCGTTTCGAAACACTTGGCGGCTGGTGGAGTCAAGTTCTACTTGCTCAACGTGTACAGGTCATGACGGATAAAGGACCTGTCATTGGAGTCATCGGGTCCACGCCACCACATTTGCTAGAGGATTCCCAGAAATCAAAGCCGATGCCAATGAAACATATGTACATTGATATTGGAGCAGATGACCGCGCCGATGCGGAAGAAATCGGGATCCGCCCTGGCCAGCAGATTGTTCCGATCTGTCCTTTCACACCAATGGCGAACAGCAAGAAAATCCTTGCGAAAGCTTGGGACAACCGTTATGGTGTCGGTCTTGCCATTGAATTGATGAAGGAGCTTGAAGGGACCGATCTACCGAACATCCTCTATTCAGGTGCAACCGTTCAAGAAGAGGCGGGTCTCAGAGGTGCAAAGACTGCTGCCAACTTGATTAAGCCTGATATCTTCTATGCATTGGATGCAAGTCCTGCAAATGATACGAGTGGAGATAAGGATGCATTTGGTCAACTAGGTCAAGGTGCATTATTGCGAATTCTGGACCGTACGATGATCACTCATAAGGGAATGCGTGAATTCATATTGGATACTGCGGAATCGAACAATATCCCATACCAATATTTCATTTCAAAAGGCGGTACGGATGCAGGCAGTGTACATATATCCAATGAAGGTGTACCATCCGCTGTCGTAGGCATCTGCTCGCGGTATATCCACACATCTGCGTCGATGATCCATATTGATGACTATGCAGCGGCAAAAGAACTTCTTGTGAAACTTGTGAAGCAATCTGACAGGTCCACAGTTGATCAAATTACGTATGAGTGA
- the queC gene encoding 7-cyano-7-deazaguanine synthase QueC: protein MKKAVVVLSGGLDSTTCMGIAKEKGYDLYPITFHYGQRHDREVKQAEKVASHFEAPEHRIVDVSFLQQIGGSALTDESIEVRQGGVDEEIPATYVPARNMIFLSLASAYAEVIGAEAIYIGVSAVDFSGYPDCRPEFINSMNETVNLATKQGSTGGHIEIKAPLIHMTKKETIEEGLRLEVPYELTTSCYLGEEVACGECDSCLLRLKGFEEAGAEDPIPYAKRP, encoded by the coding sequence ATGAAGAAAGCAGTCGTGGTTTTAAGTGGAGGTTTGGATAGTACCACTTGTATGGGCATAGCGAAAGAAAAAGGATACGACTTGTACCCGATCACATTCCATTATGGACAGCGACATGATCGGGAGGTTAAACAAGCTGAAAAGGTTGCAAGTCATTTTGAAGCGCCTGAGCACAGGATTGTCGATGTGAGTTTCTTGCAGCAAATCGGTGGAAGTGCTCTTACAGATGAATCGATTGAAGTAAGGCAAGGCGGTGTGGATGAAGAGATTCCTGCCACCTATGTACCGGCACGTAATATGATCTTCCTATCACTTGCGAGTGCATACGCAGAGGTCATAGGTGCAGAAGCGATCTACATCGGCGTTTCTGCGGTCGATTTTAGCGGGTATCCAGACTGCAGACCAGAATTCATCAACAGTATGAATGAAACGGTAAACCTTGCTACGAAACAGGGGTCTACTGGAGGCCATATTGAAATTAAAGCGCCGCTTATTCATATGACCAAAAAAGAAACGATTGAAGAAGGGTTGCGCCTGGAGGTTCCTTATGAATTGACCACCTCATGCTACCTCGGTGAGGAAGTGGCGTGTGGGGAATGTGACAGTTGTCTCCTCCGTTTGAAAGGTTTTGAGGAAGCTGGAGCAGAGGATCCGATTCCATACGCTAAAAGACCATGA
- a CDS encoding 7-carboxy-7-deazaguanine synthase QueE has protein sequence MNKSIQLPEKAEYMAWELPMVEIFETVEGEGNMAGFPTVFVRVFHCNLRCTWCDTDYSYAPAKEEFKATIKEIIGTIESFSSRRVCFTGGEPLIHGKKSAALLEAMCELDHITDVHIETNGAIDLKPFEALRKENEAIAEKARFIMDYKLPDSGEMDRMIHSNFGLLKPQDEIKFVIGDDKDFEVATSVVKKHHQEGQVLFSPVWETMPPKKLVEKILAEPLPDVKLSLQMHKIIWDPNQRGV, from the coding sequence ATGAATAAATCAATTCAATTACCTGAAAAAGCGGAATATATGGCCTGGGAGCTTCCGATGGTTGAAATTTTTGAAACTGTGGAGGGAGAAGGAAATATGGCGGGATTTCCCACCGTATTCGTCCGAGTCTTCCATTGCAATTTGCGTTGTACGTGGTGTGATACGGATTATAGCTACGCACCAGCGAAGGAGGAATTCAAGGCGACGATCAAAGAGATCATCGGAACGATTGAATCCTTCTCTAGCCGTCGAGTCTGCTTCACGGGAGGAGAGCCGCTGATCCACGGCAAAAAGTCAGCAGCTTTACTGGAAGCTATGTGCGAGCTCGATCATATAACGGATGTCCACATCGAAACGAATGGCGCGATTGACCTGAAGCCATTCGAAGCACTTCGGAAGGAAAATGAAGCGATTGCTGAAAAAGCACGTTTTATCATGGACTATAAATTGCCTGATTCAGGAGAAATGGACCGTATGATTCACTCGAATTTCGGGCTCCTGAAGCCGCAAGATGAAATCAAGTTCGTCATTGGCGATGATAAAGATTTTGAGGTAGCAACATCTGTCGTGAAGAAACATCATCAAGAGGGGCAAGTGTTGTTCAGCCCAGTATGGGAGACGATGCCTCCGAAGAAACTGGTGGAAAAGATCTTGGCTGAACCGCTTCCAGATGTGAAGCTCAGTCTGCAGATGCATAAAATCATTTGGGATCCAAATCAGAGAGGGGTTTAA
- the queD gene encoding 6-carboxytetrahydropterin synthase QueD codes for MDFQIPKKVERIDEDIQRHELKYHNKRVAVTKEFTFDAAHHLHCYEGKCKSMHGHTYKLVITISGYVNDIGITVDFGDIKTLFKEEIDAKLDHRYLNEVLPNMNTTAENMIVWIWEQLDQRLQQIPEYQDRKARIEELKLYETPTSYATLKREWMEDE; via the coding sequence ATGGACTTTCAAATTCCTAAAAAAGTCGAAAGAATCGATGAAGACATCCAACGCCACGAATTGAAATATCACAACAAACGTGTGGCAGTCACAAAGGAATTCACATTCGATGCAGCACATCACCTTCACTGTTATGAGGGAAAGTGCAAAAGCATGCATGGTCATACGTATAAGCTTGTGATTACCATTAGCGGATACGTCAATGATATTGGAATAACCGTAGATTTCGGTGATATAAAGACATTGTTTAAAGAGGAAATTGATGCAAAGCTTGATCATCGCTATTTGAACGAGGTTCTCCCTAATATGAATACAACGGCTGAAAATATGATTGTTTGGATTTGGGAGCAGTTGGATCAGAGACTACAGCAAATTCCTGAATATCAGGATCGAAAAGCACGAATCGAAGAATTGAAGCTGTATGAAACACCAACAAGCTACGCAACATTGAAACGAGAGTGGATGGAAGATGAATAA
- a CDS encoding PepSY domain-containing protein, with protein sequence MKTSTLVGVGIGFLAGAFFTKQLQSRPITPEAALKLIKNKVSSKLSGSWIYTNKEQMNINDLKYNVYKGGFTRSTPAGDEHYLFTVDADTGSVLEISNTSI encoded by the coding sequence TTGAAAACATCTACACTCGTCGGTGTCGGAATAGGCTTTCTTGCCGGAGCGTTCTTTACGAAGCAGCTCCAATCACGACCAATTACACCTGAAGCCGCACTTAAGCTGATCAAAAATAAAGTGTCATCCAAACTCAGCGGATCTTGGATTTATACGAATAAAGAACAAATGAATATCAATGATCTGAAATATAACGTGTATAAAGGCGGTTTTACACGTTCGACTCCAGCTGGTGATGAGCACTATCTCTTTACGGTTGATGCAGATACGGGATCTGTATTGGAAATCTCCAACACGAGTATTTAG
- a CDS encoding YtnP family quorum-quenching lactonase, translated as METLQFGDVKLFWLNGGVTHMDGGAMFGVVPKPLWSKKYPVNEKNQIELRTDPIFFQYEGKNILIESGMGNNKLTDKQRRNYGVDEESHIDSELAKFNLTTADIDLVLMTHLHFDHACGLTKPSGDGYESTFKNATIITSATEWNEMRNPNVRSRNTYWEMNWKGIESQVETYEDRMEVLPGLHMIHTGGHSDGHSILMFEQGDEKLVHMADLMPTHAHKNPLWVLAYDDYPMTSIGQKQEWIPKGTGEGAWFTFYHDAIYRAVKFDEQGEIINSVKREK; from the coding sequence ATGGAAACGCTTCAATTCGGTGACGTTAAATTGTTCTGGCTCAATGGAGGAGTAACACATATGGATGGCGGAGCGATGTTCGGTGTCGTTCCTAAACCATTGTGGAGTAAAAAATATCCAGTCAATGAGAAAAATCAGATTGAATTACGGACAGACCCGATCTTCTTCCAATACGAAGGAAAGAACATATTAATTGAATCGGGAATGGGAAATAACAAATTGACGGATAAACAGCGACGGAATTATGGGGTGGATGAAGAGTCTCATATTGATTCCGAGCTGGCAAAGTTCAACCTTACAACAGCGGATATTGATCTGGTATTGATGACGCACCTTCATTTCGATCATGCATGCGGTCTCACGAAACCAAGTGGCGACGGATATGAATCCACATTCAAAAATGCAACGATCATCACGTCAGCGACTGAATGGAATGAAATGAGGAACCCGAATGTTCGTTCAAGGAATACATATTGGGAAATGAACTGGAAAGGAATCGAATCCCAAGTCGAAACGTACGAAGATCGGATGGAAGTCCTTCCTGGCCTTCATATGATTCATACTGGAGGTCATAGCGATGGCCACTCGATTTTGATGTTTGAACAAGGTGACGAAAAGCTTGTACATATGGCAGACCTAATGCCGACCCATGCTCATAAAAATCCATTGTGGGTCCTCGCATACGACGATTATCCGATGACATCCATCGGTCAAAAGCAGGAATGGATTCCTAAAGGCACAGGTGAAGGCGCCTGGTTCACGTTTTATCATGATGCGATTTATCGCGCCGTCAAATTTGATGAGCAAGGTGAAATCATCAATTCAGTTAAGCGTGAAAAATGA